A single genomic interval of Caballeronia sp. NK8 harbors:
- a CDS encoding MFS transporter, which yields MSSNSSALSSAVHKIKWHVLPLFVVMFIVNYIDRVNIGFVRQHLSADLGIGAAAYGLGAGLFFVSYAVFEVPSNMLMQRFGARAWLTRIMITWGLAATGMAFVQGETSFYAMRLLLGAAEAGFFPGVVFYFTQWLPRDQRGKAMAIFLSGSALASVFSGPISGGLMLIQGAGLHGWQWMFIIEGMASVVLAGFVWFWLDSKPRDAKWLTREEQEAVVAEIEDEQRRRDAVHVKKPSAWSLLRDPQILIFCLIYFSVSLTIYGATFWLPSIIRKMGHLNDFQVGLFNSIPWLISIVAMYLFAALAARFKFQQAWVACVLLIAAAGMYAAGLGSPVFSFVAICFAAIGFKAASSLFWPIPQGYLDARIAAPVLALINSIGNLGGFVAPATFGFLEQKTGSIQGGLTGLAAMSVLAAGVVFLARMAPRTARDAAPLRPGVQK from the coding sequence ATGAGTAGTAATTCCAGCGCGCTGTCGAGCGCCGTTCACAAGATCAAGTGGCACGTGCTGCCGCTGTTCGTCGTGATGTTCATCGTCAATTACATCGACCGGGTGAATATCGGGTTCGTGCGTCAGCATCTGAGCGCGGATCTCGGCATCGGCGCCGCGGCCTATGGGCTCGGCGCGGGTCTCTTCTTCGTGAGCTATGCGGTGTTCGAAGTGCCGTCGAACATGCTGATGCAGCGCTTCGGCGCGCGCGCGTGGCTCACGCGGATCATGATCACCTGGGGGCTCGCCGCGACCGGCATGGCCTTCGTGCAGGGCGAAACCTCGTTCTATGCGATGCGTCTTCTGCTCGGCGCAGCCGAAGCGGGCTTCTTTCCCGGCGTCGTGTTCTATTTCACGCAATGGCTGCCGCGCGACCAACGCGGTAAGGCGATGGCCATTTTCCTGAGCGGTTCGGCGCTCGCGTCGGTGTTCTCCGGCCCGATCTCGGGCGGCCTGATGCTGATTCAGGGCGCGGGCCTGCATGGCTGGCAGTGGATGTTCATCATCGAAGGCATGGCGTCGGTGGTGCTCGCCGGCTTCGTGTGGTTCTGGCTCGATTCGAAGCCGCGCGATGCCAAATGGCTCACGCGTGAAGAGCAGGAAGCGGTCGTCGCCGAGATCGAGGACGAACAGCGCCGCCGCGATGCGGTGCATGTAAAGAAGCCGTCGGCGTGGAGTCTGCTGCGCGATCCGCAAATCCTGATCTTCTGCCTGATCTATTTCTCGGTCTCGCTGACGATCTACGGCGCGACGTTCTGGCTGCCGAGCATCATCCGCAAGATGGGGCATCTCAACGACTTCCAGGTCGGGCTGTTCAACTCGATTCCGTGGCTGATCTCCATCGTCGCGATGTATCTGTTCGCGGCGCTCGCGGCGCGCTTCAAGTTCCAGCAGGCGTGGGTTGCGTGCGTGTTGCTGATCGCGGCGGCCGGCATGTATGCGGCGGGGCTGGGCAGCCCGGTCTTCTCGTTCGTCGCGATCTGCTTTGCGGCGATCGGTTTCAAGGCGGCGTCGTCGCTGTTCTGGCCGATTCCGCAAGGCTATCTCGATGCGCGCATCGCGGCGCCCGTGCTCGCGCTTATCAACTCGATCGGCAATCTCGGCGGCTTCGTCGCGCCGGCGACCTTCGGCTTTCTCGAACAGAAGACCGGGTCGATTCAGGGCGGTTTGACGGGGCTCGCCGCGATGTCGGTGCTGGCCGCTGGCGTGGTCTTCCTGGCGCGCATGGCACCCCGCACGGCACGCGATGCGGCGCCGTTGCGACCGGGCGTGCAGAAATAG
- a CDS encoding glucarate dehydratase family protein has protein sequence MPRQISITQVRITPIAFRDGPLLNAAGIHEPWALRAIVELETSDGRVGISETYGDEPMLRVLDQAKDLVIGLSPFDLNQMEERVRATIKATPGAVEFELAPGSHAAKNAPKVISTLEVAMLDLQGQIIGAPVVDLLGGKVRDAVPYSAYLFFKYAEHIDKPYAPDAWGEGISPEQIVAQAQRMIDLYGFQSIKLKGGVFEPAHEIACMQALAKAFPGMPLRLDPNANWTLETSIKAAPALDEILEYYEDPCPGLEGMAELQKHTKLPLATNMVITTMDDFRRGCNMGSIKVLLSDHHYWGGLRATQTLARMAKLWGFGMSMHSNSHLGISLMAMTHVAASVPNLTYACDTHYPWQEEEVIKGGRVVFDNGSVRVPTTPGLGVELDREKLAELHEQYLTCGVRNRDDLTQMRKYQPDFTGKNPRF, from the coding sequence ATGCCCCGCCAGATTTCCATCACGCAGGTCCGAATCACGCCGATCGCCTTTCGCGACGGTCCGTTGCTGAACGCCGCGGGCATTCACGAACCGTGGGCGTTGCGCGCCATCGTGGAACTGGAGACGAGCGACGGCCGTGTCGGCATCTCCGAAACTTACGGCGACGAGCCGATGCTGCGCGTGCTCGATCAGGCGAAGGACCTCGTGATCGGCCTGTCGCCGTTCGATCTGAACCAGATGGAAGAGCGCGTGCGTGCGACGATCAAGGCGACGCCCGGCGCGGTCGAATTCGAACTCGCGCCCGGCTCGCACGCCGCGAAGAATGCGCCGAAGGTCATCAGCACGCTCGAAGTGGCGATGCTCGATCTGCAAGGGCAGATTATCGGCGCGCCGGTCGTCGATCTGCTCGGCGGCAAGGTCCGCGACGCGGTGCCGTACAGCGCGTATCTGTTCTTCAAGTACGCGGAGCACATCGACAAGCCGTATGCGCCCGATGCGTGGGGCGAGGGCATCAGCCCGGAGCAGATCGTCGCGCAGGCACAGCGCATGATCGACCTGTACGGTTTCCAGAGCATCAAGCTGAAGGGCGGCGTGTTCGAGCCCGCGCATGAAATCGCCTGCATGCAGGCGCTGGCGAAGGCATTTCCGGGCATGCCGCTGCGTCTCGATCCGAATGCGAACTGGACGCTGGAGACGAGCATCAAGGCCGCGCCCGCGCTCGACGAAATCCTCGAATACTACGAAGACCCGTGCCCCGGCCTCGAAGGCATGGCCGAACTGCAGAAGCACACGAAGCTGCCGCTCGCGACCAACATGGTCATCACCACGATGGACGACTTCCGGCGCGGCTGCAACATGGGCTCGATCAAGGTGCTGCTGTCCGATCACCACTACTGGGGCGGCCTGCGCGCGACGCAGACGCTCGCGCGCATGGCGAAGCTGTGGGGCTTCGGCATGTCGATGCACTCGAACTCGCATCTCGGCATCAGCTTGATGGCGATGACGCATGTCGCGGCCAGCGTGCCGAACCTCACGTATGCGTGCGACACGCACTATCCGTGGCAGGAAGAGGAAGTCATCAAGGGCGGCCGCGTCGTGTTCGACAACGGCTCGGTGCGCGTGCCGACGACGCCGGGCCTGGGCGTCGAGCTCGATCGCGAGAAGCTCGCCGAATTGCACGAGCAATACCTGACGTGCGGCGTGCGCAATCGCGACGATCTCACGCAGATGCGCAAGTATCAGCCGGACTTCACCGGCAAGAACCCGCGCTTCTGA
- a CDS encoding GntR family transcriptional regulator, whose protein sequence is MKNAASASIHRLDRSRHAAPQVFERLRDMILSLELAPGTVLSRTELATRYGLSQTPVRDALMKLGEEGLVDIFPQHATVVSQINVASALQAHFLRRSIELEVVRTLAREHKASLIARLRATIAEQVEWLEPQDVEQFSALDQSFHRQMYEAAGVPQLWDLVRRLSGHIDRLRRLHLPVDGKTMAVVRDHGEIVDAIEKGDADAADAALRKHLSGTLSQVDEIRTRHPNFVTDH, encoded by the coding sequence ATGAAAAACGCCGCTTCCGCCTCGATTCATCGCCTCGACCGCTCCCGTCATGCCGCGCCGCAAGTATTCGAACGGCTGCGCGACATGATTCTGTCGCTGGAACTGGCGCCCGGCACGGTGTTGTCGCGCACCGAACTCGCGACGCGCTACGGCCTCAGCCAGACGCCCGTGCGTGACGCGCTGATGAAGCTCGGCGAGGAAGGTCTGGTCGATATCTTTCCGCAGCACGCGACGGTCGTGAGCCAGATCAACGTGGCATCGGCGTTGCAGGCGCATTTTCTGAGGCGGTCGATCGAACTGGAAGTCGTGCGGACGCTGGCGCGGGAACACAAGGCGTCGCTGATCGCGCGGCTGCGCGCGACGATCGCCGAGCAGGTGGAGTGGCTGGAGCCACAGGACGTCGAGCAGTTTTCAGCGCTCGATCAGTCTTTTCACCGGCAGATGTATGAGGCGGCAGGCGTGCCGCAGCTTTGGGATCTGGTGCGCAGGCTGAGCGGTCACATCGACCGGTTGCGTCGGTTGCATTTGCCGGTGGACGGCAAGACGATGGCTGTGGTGCGCGATCACGGCGAAATCGTCGATGCCATCGAAAAGGGCGATGCCGATGCCGCCGATGCCGCCTTACGAAAGCATCTGTCGGGCACGCTCAGTCAGGTGGACGAGATTCGCACTCGTCACCCAAATTTTGTGACGGATCATTGA
- a CDS encoding SRPBCC family protein, which translates to MSEVQIRTHGELIRSREPGHGMPGELFGRQDVFEKDVEIFFQKHWILVGVTADVPEPGDVSTVDIGRASIIMVRDDDENIRTYRNVCRHRGARLKEPGKSTVGMLVCPYHQWTYDLDGSLRHAAHMGRDFDPGCRSLIPVHTRIVGTHVFVCLADEPPADISKLEATMAPRFAPYDLRNTKIAFESEIIENGNWKLVIENNRECYHCAATHPELTASFLPEDFGFCPENLTDEALREIAAYKERNAACQASWERDGFTSATVEWLGEDAVTQFRTQQLVIAGHGESQTISTKAASQKLLGNLQRRDLGDTHLWTHNSWTHVMSDHAVVSYIIPLAPDKTLVRSKWLVHADAVEGVDYQIQDLTEVWVATNAQDKHLVEITHEGTQDPAYRPGVFSPFTESYVEQFSRWYAARLSAYGV; encoded by the coding sequence ATGTCCGAAGTGCAAATCAGAACCCATGGCGAACTGATCCGCAGCCGCGAGCCCGGACACGGCATGCCGGGCGAGCTGTTCGGGCGGCAGGACGTGTTCGAGAAAGATGTCGAGATCTTTTTCCAGAAGCACTGGATTCTGGTCGGCGTGACGGCGGACGTGCCCGAGCCGGGCGATGTGTCCACCGTCGACATCGGCCGCGCCTCGATCATCATGGTTCGCGACGACGATGAAAACATCCGCACCTATCGCAATGTCTGCCGCCATCGCGGCGCGCGTCTGAAGGAGCCGGGCAAGTCGACCGTCGGCATGCTGGTGTGTCCGTATCACCAGTGGACTTACGATCTCGACGGCAGCCTGCGGCACGCCGCGCACATGGGCCGCGATTTCGATCCGGGCTGCCGCAGCCTGATTCCGGTGCATACGCGCATCGTCGGCACGCATGTTTTCGTATGTCTCGCCGACGAGCCGCCCGCCGACATTTCAAAACTCGAAGCGACGATGGCGCCGCGTTTCGCGCCTTACGATCTGCGCAATACGAAGATCGCGTTCGAATCGGAGATCATCGAGAACGGCAACTGGAAGCTCGTGATCGAGAACAATCGCGAGTGCTATCACTGTGCGGCGACGCATCCGGAACTGACCGCCTCGTTTCTGCCGGAGGATTTCGGTTTCTGTCCCGAGAATCTCACCGATGAAGCGCTTCGCGAAATCGCGGCGTACAAGGAACGCAACGCGGCGTGCCAGGCGAGCTGGGAGCGTGATGGCTTCACGAGCGCGACGGTCGAATGGCTGGGCGAGGATGCGGTCACGCAGTTCAGGACGCAGCAACTCGTCATCGCGGGGCACGGAGAATCGCAGACCATCAGCACGAAGGCCGCGAGCCAGAAGCTGCTTGGCAACCTGCAGCGGCGCGATCTCGGCGACACGCATCTGTGGACGCACAACTCATGGACGCACGTGATGAGCGATCACGCCGTGGTGTCGTACATCATTCCGCTCGCGCCGGATAAAACGCTCGTGCGGTCGAAATGGCTCGTGCATGCGGATGCGGTTGAAGGCGTCGATTATCAGATTCAGGACCTGACCGAAGTGTGGGTCGCGACGAATGCGCAGGACAAGCATCTCGTTGAGATCACGCATGAAGGGACGCAGGATCCGGCCTACCGGCCGGGGGTGTTTTCGCCTTTTACCGAGAGTTATGTCGAGCAGTTCTCGCGATGGTATGCGGCTCGGTTGAGTGCGTACGGCGTCTGA
- a CDS encoding acyltransferase, with the protein MKEANKGWIDGLDGLRALSVLAVFLSHTGLAGIEGGFIGVDVFFVLSGFLITRLLSAEHARDGQISFRGFYWRRARRLYPALFGVLAAVAVYTFFYEPALRGSLEVFPALFYVMNWVRAFQGYDAVLTGHTWSLAIEEQFYLLWPCLLLVLLRLGYRRSLAGMVALAVVIFAWREWLAFHHTPLARIYCGFDTHSDGLIYGAILSSLNREHIRRIGYLWPLGAVYLGVTLFDLKMVHFAVRPIGYVPTSIAAVVVIARVVTAQTSVLVRVLDVWPLAMLGRVSYGFYLWHYPVIHVMLYGGHDPILGFFGSFAFPKPVMISATFAVSLAFTLLSWFVIEKPTMRLRFPRRSVSIA; encoded by the coding sequence ATGAAAGAAGCGAATAAAGGCTGGATCGACGGTCTCGATGGACTGCGAGCACTGTCCGTTCTGGCGGTATTTCTTTCACACACCGGCCTCGCTGGAATCGAAGGCGGCTTTATCGGCGTCGATGTGTTCTTCGTGCTGAGCGGGTTTCTGATTACCCGCCTTCTAAGCGCGGAGCACGCGCGCGACGGACAGATCAGCTTCCGCGGCTTCTATTGGCGACGCGCCCGGCGTCTCTATCCGGCGCTCTTCGGCGTGCTCGCGGCCGTCGCTGTCTACACATTCTTCTATGAGCCTGCGCTGCGCGGCTCGCTCGAAGTCTTCCCCGCGCTGTTCTATGTGATGAATTGGGTGAGGGCGTTCCAAGGTTACGACGCCGTCCTCACCGGGCACACCTGGTCACTCGCCATCGAGGAGCAGTTCTATCTGCTCTGGCCGTGCCTGCTGCTCGTGCTCCTGCGCCTGGGGTATCGCCGTTCGCTCGCCGGCATGGTGGCGCTCGCCGTCGTCATCTTCGCGTGGCGCGAGTGGCTCGCTTTCCATCACACGCCGCTCGCGCGGATCTACTGCGGCTTCGACACTCACAGCGACGGGCTGATCTACGGGGCAATCCTCTCCTCGCTGAACCGCGAGCACATCCGTCGCATCGGCTATCTGTGGCCGCTCGGCGCCGTGTATCTCGGCGTAACCCTGTTCGATCTGAAGATGGTGCACTTCGCTGTACGTCCGATCGGGTATGTCCCGACGTCGATCGCTGCCGTGGTCGTGATTGCCCGCGTCGTCACCGCGCAGACTTCCGTCCTCGTGCGCGTGCTCGACGTGTGGCCGCTGGCCATGCTGGGCCGCGTCTCGTACGGCTTCTATCTGTGGCACTACCCGGTCATTCACGTGATGCTCTACGGCGGGCACGATCCAATCCTCGGGTTCTTCGGCAGCTTCGCATTTCCGAAGCCCGTTATGATCAGCGCGACGTTCGCGGTGTCGCTCGCGTTCACGTTGTTGTCGTGGTTCGTGATCGAGAAGCCGACGATGCGCCTGCGATTCCCGCGGCGATCTGTGTCGATCGCCTGA
- a CDS encoding LysR substrate-binding domain-containing protein translates to MKPAIEKTKGYRRLIPSVTALVEFEAVARLGSFTLAAHELGVTQAAVSRQVRFLEETLGTRLFRRLHRAIELTDEGEALYRVVAESMQKIASVFDRLARGPVQQELVLAATSAFSHFRLLPRLASLKAVQPDLQLRLSTQMFTADLRHKEIDVAVRFGNGIWPDGTATLLFDEEVFPVCSPTWLQAQPAPASLEELAGAVLVESDSTTEGWMGWEEWFHAVGFRPMRLNFALRCSLYTDAIQAARYGQGVALGWGRLVHDLVESGELVRLPVAAFRPTECYFVVVPHGRTITPAIDGLINWLREDAHA, encoded by the coding sequence ATGAAACCGGCCATCGAGAAAACGAAGGGGTATCGGCGGCTGATTCCGTCGGTGACGGCGCTGGTCGAGTTCGAGGCCGTCGCGCGGCTCGGCAGCTTCACGCTCGCCGCGCATGAACTGGGCGTCACGCAGGCGGCGGTGAGCCGTCAGGTGCGCTTCCTAGAAGAGACGCTGGGCACGCGACTCTTTCGCCGTCTGCATCGCGCAATCGAGCTGACCGATGAAGGCGAGGCGCTGTACCGGGTCGTCGCGGAGTCGATGCAGAAGATCGCGAGCGTGTTCGACCGCCTCGCGCGCGGCCCCGTGCAGCAGGAACTCGTGCTCGCGGCAACCTCCGCGTTCTCGCATTTTCGTCTGCTGCCACGCCTGGCTTCACTTAAGGCGGTGCAGCCCGATCTGCAACTGCGCCTGTCCACGCAGATGTTCACGGCGGACTTGCGGCACAAGGAGATCGACGTCGCGGTGCGCTTCGGCAACGGCATATGGCCGGACGGCACCGCCACCTTGCTGTTCGACGAGGAAGTGTTCCCGGTCTGCTCGCCCACATGGTTGCAGGCGCAGCCCGCGCCGGCGTCGCTGGAAGAGCTCGCGGGCGCCGTGCTCGTCGAATCGGATTCGACGACCGAAGGCTGGATGGGCTGGGAAGAGTGGTTTCACGCGGTCGGCTTCAGGCCGATGCGGCTGAATTTCGCGCTTCGTTGCAGCCTCTACACCGATGCGATCCAGGCCGCGCGCTACGGCCAGGGCGTCGCGCTCGGCTGGGGGCGGCTGGTACACGATCTCGTCGAGAGTGGCGAGCTCGTCAGACTGCCCGTCGCGGCGTTCCGGCCGACGGAATGCTACTTCGTCGTGGTGCCGCACGGCCGCACGATCACACCCGCGATCGATGGGCTGATCAACTGGCTGCGCGAGGACGCGCACGCATGA
- a CDS encoding LysR family transcriptional regulator, whose translation MQKKQQFADRLLAQMPSLRALRCFVTAARYESFTQAAEVLCVTQAAVSRQIKELEDTLEVALFERTGRHIALTDAGRILYNASYLSIMNIAEAAQAVRRVDRHALTLCISHTFSALWLSFRLPAFRQRFPNIRLHVMVTEHFMELDDLMEPDVIITKNPPREAEYEVEPLFHDIVYPVCSVPFHERYFHGRTLKPLDLLAHPTLSLSLLGRAQVCEHVDWRVWKNWYQQGDGSERLDQHDDLESNDYRLLVAQAEAGEGTLLGWHHLVHRQVEQKKLVRPVDDALVFHDRHHYVITHRNAKARPEYLQFRQWLDEEIATMMQGWPAAEAKAMQ comes from the coding sequence ATGCAGAAGAAACAGCAGTTCGCGGACAGGCTTCTCGCCCAGATGCCATCGTTGCGCGCGCTCCGGTGCTTCGTCACCGCCGCGCGCTACGAAAGCTTCACGCAGGCCGCGGAAGTGCTGTGCGTCACGCAGGCGGCGGTGAGCCGGCAGATCAAGGAGCTCGAAGATACGCTCGAAGTCGCGCTGTTCGAGCGCACGGGCCGGCACATCGCGCTGACCGACGCGGGCCGCATTCTCTACAACGCGTCGTATCTGTCGATCATGAATATCGCGGAGGCGGCGCAGGCGGTGCGGCGAGTCGATCGCCATGCGCTGACGCTCTGCATCTCCCATACGTTTTCGGCGCTGTGGCTGTCGTTCCGCTTGCCCGCGTTTCGCCAACGCTTTCCGAACATCCGCCTGCACGTGATGGTCACCGAGCACTTCATGGAACTCGACGATCTCATGGAGCCCGATGTCATCATCACGAAGAACCCGCCGCGCGAGGCGGAATACGAAGTCGAGCCGCTCTTTCACGACATCGTCTATCCGGTGTGCAGCGTGCCGTTTCACGAGCGCTATTTTCATGGGCGTACGCTCAAGCCGCTCGATCTGCTCGCGCATCCCACGTTGAGCCTGTCGCTGCTCGGGCGCGCGCAGGTGTGCGAGCACGTCGACTGGCGCGTGTGGAAGAACTGGTATCAGCAAGGCGACGGTTCCGAGCGCCTCGACCAGCACGACGATCTGGAGAGCAACGACTATCGGCTGCTGGTCGCGCAGGCCGAAGCGGGCGAGGGCACCTTGCTCGGCTGGCATCATCTGGTGCATCGTCAGGTGGAGCAGAAGAAGCTGGTCCGTCCCGTCGACGACGCGCTCGTGTTTCACGATCGACATCACTATGTGATTACGCATCGCAATGCGAAGGCGCGGCCGGAATATCTTCAGTTTCGTCAATGGCTCGACGAGGAAATCGCGACGATGATGCAGGGATGGCCAGCAGCCGAAGCGAAGGCGATGCAGTGA
- a CDS encoding pyrroline-5-carboxylate reductase — protein sequence MRIGFIGTGAITEAVVTGMIRCDVAFEHVALSPRNANTAARLAKLDPRIEVCASNQDVLDSSDVVCLAVLPQIASDVLSELAFDARHHIISFLAGKSLDQVRAFVRGPEKVVRAIPLPAVAAGKGSTAICPRDDIARALFAPLGEAVEVDDEHQFNALSAATATMAAFFALLEEQASWLVRQGMPYASARSFLSGYHVGLAHEAASGTEPFSAMIGQVSTPGGLNEQLNRELSARGTYAHYAQALDSIMRRVQGRE from the coding sequence ATGCGTATAGGCTTCATCGGTACCGGCGCGATCACGGAGGCGGTCGTGACCGGCATGATCCGCTGCGACGTTGCTTTCGAGCACGTCGCGCTGTCGCCGCGCAACGCGAACACCGCCGCGCGGCTCGCGAAGCTGGACCCGCGCATCGAGGTTTGCGCAAGCAATCAAGACGTGCTCGATTCATCGGATGTGGTGTGTCTCGCGGTCCTGCCGCAGATCGCATCGGATGTATTGAGCGAACTTGCCTTCGATGCGCGGCATCACATCATCAGCTTCCTCGCGGGCAAGTCGCTCGATCAGGTGCGGGCATTCGTGCGCGGCCCGGAAAAGGTCGTGCGCGCAATCCCCTTGCCCGCGGTGGCGGCGGGCAAGGGCAGTACCGCGATCTGCCCGCGCGACGACATCGCGCGAGCGTTGTTCGCGCCGCTCGGCGAAGCGGTCGAAGTCGACGACGAACATCAGTTCAACGCCTTGTCCGCCGCGACCGCGACGATGGCGGCCTTCTTCGCGCTGCTGGAGGAGCAGGCATCGTGGCTCGTGCGGCAAGGCATGCCGTACGCGTCGGCCCGGTCGTTTTTGTCGGGCTATCATGTGGGCCTCGCTCATGAAGCAGCCTCGGGCACGGAGCCATTTTCCGCGATGATCGGGCAGGTGAGCACGCCCGGCGGTCTCAACGAACAGCTCAACCGCGAGCTGTCGGCGCGGGGCACGTACGCGCACTACGCGCAGGCGCTCGACTCGATCATGCGCCGCGTGCAAGGGCGCGAGTGA
- a CDS encoding aldehyde dehydrogenase, with translation MTTHQEWQRMADNLSLDGRAFIAGQRCNAASNETFGTRNPSTGKVLAEIAKCDAKDIDRAVVAARDAFESGVWSKAAPSQRKAVLLRLAQLIDDNADELALLEALEAGKPISECMGLDIPESAACIRWHAEVTDKRYDALSPSGSSVVSMITREPIGVVGAVLPWNFPALMLAWKIGPALSVGNSVIVKPAEQTSLSTLRIADLAIEAGVPPGVFSVVTGFGESAGQALGTHADVDLVAFTGSTETGKRFLHYSADTNLKRVVLECGGKNPQVVLPDVANLDAVAEQAVAAAFWNMGENCSAGSRILVHASHKDELLKKMLAVLEGWKTGDPLDPDVKLGSLIEEAHYRKVLGHIEKAKAEGARVVCGGNATLTETGGWFVEPTIFDNVTPEMSIARDEVFGPVVCFIEYADVDEAVRIANDTCYGLAASLWTDNVNQAHKIAARIRAGTVTVNCFGEGDLSTPFGGFKQSGFGGRDKSVYAHDQYCELKTTWLKLD, from the coding sequence ATGACGACGCATCAGGAATGGCAACGCATGGCGGACAACCTGTCGCTGGACGGCCGCGCCTTCATCGCGGGGCAACGCTGCAACGCGGCTTCGAACGAGACGTTCGGCACGCGCAATCCGTCGACCGGCAAGGTGCTCGCGGAAATCGCGAAGTGCGACGCCAAGGACATCGACCGCGCAGTCGTCGCCGCGCGCGACGCGTTCGAATCGGGCGTGTGGTCGAAGGCCGCGCCGTCGCAGCGCAAGGCGGTCCTGCTGCGCCTCGCGCAACTCATCGACGACAATGCGGACGAACTCGCGCTGCTCGAAGCGCTCGAAGCAGGCAAGCCGATCAGCGAATGCATGGGACTCGATATCCCCGAATCGGCGGCGTGCATCCGCTGGCACGCCGAGGTCACGGACAAGCGTTACGACGCGCTCTCGCCCTCGGGTTCGAGCGTCGTGAGCATGATCACGCGCGAGCCGATCGGCGTCGTCGGCGCGGTGCTGCCGTGGAATTTCCCGGCGCTGATGCTGGCGTGGAAGATCGGACCGGCGCTGTCGGTGGGCAATAGCGTGATCGTCAAGCCGGCGGAGCAGACGTCGCTGTCGACGTTGCGCATCGCCGATCTCGCGATTGAAGCGGGCGTGCCGCCCGGCGTGTTCAGCGTCGTGACCGGCTTCGGCGAGAGCGCGGGGCAGGCGCTCGGCACGCATGCGGATGTCGATCTCGTCGCGTTCACGGGGTCGACCGAAACCGGCAAGCGTTTCCTGCACTATTCCGCCGATACCAACTTGAAGCGCGTCGTGCTCGAATGCGGCGGCAAGAATCCGCAGGTCGTGCTGCCCGACGTCGCCAACCTCGATGCCGTCGCCGAACAGGCCGTCGCCGCCGCGTTCTGGAACATGGGCGAGAACTGCAGCGCGGGCTCGCGCATCCTGGTGCATGCGAGCCACAAGGATGAACTGCTGAAGAAGATGCTGGCCGTGCTCGAAGGCTGGAAAACCGGCGATCCGCTCGATCCCGATGTCAAGCTCGGCTCGCTCATCGAGGAAGCGCATTACCGCAAGGTGCTCGGTCATATCGAGAAGGCTAAGGCGGAAGGCGCGCGGGTCGTCTGCGGCGGCAATGCGACGCTCACGGAAACGGGCGGCTGGTTCGTCGAGCCGACCATCTTCGACAATGTCACGCCGGAGATGAGCATCGCGCGCGACGAGGTCTTCGGCCCCGTCGTGTGCTTTATCGAATATGCTGACGTCGACGAGGCCGTGCGAATCGCCAACGATACGTGCTACGGACTCGCGGCATCGCTGTGGACCGATAACGTGAATCAGGCGCACAAGATCGCGGCGCGCATCCGCGCGGGCACCGTGACGGTGAACTGCTTCGGCGAGGGCGACCTTTCGACGCCTTTCGGCGGCTTCAAGCAGTCCGGCTTCGGCGGACGCGACAAGTCGGTCTACGCGCACGATCAATACTGCGAGCTGAAGACCACCTGGCTGAAGCTCGACTGA